The Cucurbita pepo subsp. pepo cultivar mu-cu-16 chromosome LG15, ASM280686v2, whole genome shotgun sequence genome contains the following window.
TATCATACATTATGGGAGTCATCTAATACCTCCCCTCATAAATAACTCAACCCCAAATAATTGCaatgaaattatgataaaagaaacataaaatctaaaatataacTTAATGTAACAAACTGAGACATTATGCTTAAAGGccatcttcatttttcttaaatctcccatttttgttttgttttgttttgttttttttttttcaaaaatctttGTCTGGTGTATTTTAGGGAAGAGAGATGTTAGGGGAGAGATTGGAAATCTGTTactattaatcttttttttttacattgttATGCCTCAATTCAAAAGTCAAATCCAAAAAATGTTAAAGCAGCTATTATGAAGACGGATTTGATGCTATTATGAGGACGGATTTAAAGAGTCAAAGACGTATGAAGAATCATCACAGAATACGACTTGGCAAAAGACAATAGAGGAACAATTTATAGCCTTGaagcaaaatcaaacttgaAAACTAGTGTTGGGATTAGGAGATGTCAAACTCATCTCTTCAAAGTGGgtttacaaaataaagcgTGTCTCGAATGGATCAATCGAGAGATACATGGCTCGAATTGTAGCTCAATGAGTCTCAACAATATGGACTAAACTGTGATAAAACTTATGTTTAGTGGCAAAGATCACTACCATACGAGTCCCACTAGCACTTCGGTAAGTAAAGATTGGAAATTATGGCATATGGATGTGAAAAATGTTTTCTTACACAAAGTTGGACCGGAAGATCTACATGaacaaatagaaataatttaagaatgCAAGTGGAATCATGAGTCCGAACGTGAAAAGTTTGAAGCAACCTAACTTGGATGCGACTAGACAGATCCTGAGATATGTCAAAGATACAATCAACTACgatcttttgtacaaaagaagtGAAGACTACATGCTAGTTGTATATTGTATAAGAAAACTGCAAGCTAGTCCTATTGCCATCTAATGGCATCCCTCTGGAAATTAATACTAATAACCATATGAACATGTTCAAAACACAACACCACAAACTATAAACTAAAGTTtaccattaattaaaaaacacatGCTTACAACAAAGGAAAATCACATATTCACAATAAAAATGCTATTTCACCACTTTTTAGAACACGTAACTTATCAATGAAGGATTTGTAATTAGGATGGAGGGCTAGGAGCTCACTAGGGAGAAACTCGTATAGCCCCACAACTTGTAAACGTCCTTATTTTCGTTGCACAACTTTATTTGCATCGGAAAATAAAGGGTAgagtattattaaatataaaaatattcagcGAGCAATTTATgctttaatcatttttaaatcttatgtCATATATACTATAACATGAACAAGTATTATTCTTATATGAATTTTATGTATCTAAATCATAGGCCCTTTTAGACAAGCATCTACGTTCTACAAGTTTACTCAAGTTTAACTTAAGATTCCAGTTCTATAACTTTATAGTTTCTCATCGTCTAACTTTGTCGGGgctattttccttttggttcTCATCATTCAACTCTTTGAAGTTCATCAATCATTTTAAGAATATCTCATAGTTTCAAGATAATTTGGTTAACTCTTTACTAGTCCACGCATTTACAATCGACCTATATATAATAGGTACTCAATAATAGGTACTCAATAGGCAACTCAACATAATTTAAACTCATAAACTCACAACAATATATGTTGGACTcccaaataaattcataaattcatatttaagctTAACCCACCAAAATAAGCTTAATATATCTAAATTCATCCAATTCAATCATGTTCCAAGtttatattagatataaattcaataattattcataaatgtgtttatattttagtGATGCTTAACTGATCCAAATAGCTACATACAATACTCAATATCAATTCAATCATACTTCAAACATTGGATCATGTTATAAGTTTAGTTcgaatgaaaatttcaaaaagctACTTGCCTCATTCAAAGATTCATTTTCTAACGAAATTAGCCTATATTTTGATCTAAATTCTTTCAAACCTCTTAAATAGGtcataaaataagagaataGATTAGCACATACGAAATCAGctcaaaaaaatgaagaaaatgagatcGAACCGTGCTAAGTAAACAAAACTGGTTCAATTGGACCGAATCGAGTTGGCCAAAACATGTCTACTTCTTCTCGTTGTCAAGTTCATTATGTGGACTATCGAAATCAAGTACCACCGAGATCATTACATACCAATTGCTATCTCGTTGTCAAGTTCCACCGAGACTCCCTAAATGGCTATAAGGTATTGTCTCATTGTGTGGACTTCATTGATCAAATAATGGCAAAAGGCTTGGAGGAATGGAGCACCAAGAAAGAGCCCATTGAGTTGTTTGGTGAGATTGGAAGTCtcttttttaaagtaatttcaattattttctgtCCTTGGGACAGATGGGTGGCCCTCGCATAGCTGAGTTTGGGACAATGTATAAAGATGGGTCCTCCAccaaaaagaatttgagagagatgttttgaaataaatagaCCTTAAACACTTTGTGCTTTTTAATTCTTGTTGTTGTGAATAAAGCATACATTTGACGAGTAACTACGTACAAAAAGCatcaataaattttctaaactttctcTCGAAGTTAAAActgttaaagatcacgtattTATTTAGATTGTTGTTAGTTAGTATTTGATTAAATCTCTTATAGTTAGgagttgatttagttttgatttgatttagttttttatttgtttactaTTTGTTACCAAATTTTCTACAGATTTTtagattgattttttaaatatctttttgtattctctgtgtatatatagagcattcttgctcttcataatataatttttttatcaactattcaatcactcactctttcactaacaattgATATCAGAGTTATCTTCTTAAGGGATCTGTGAGATCAAAATGGGAGGCGAATCAAATTTTTCAGCTGTTGCTCCACCCGTcttcgatggagacaattatcaaatgtgggcagttcgtatggagacttattTGGAGGCTTTCAATCTTTGGGAAGTAATAGAAGAGTATTACAAGGTCCCTCCACTTCCAGCAAATCCTACCgtagcacaaatcaaagtacagaaggaaaagaagacaaggaaatcaaaggcaaaagcTTGCCTATTGCCGCtgtatctcaaatgatcttcatgcgaataatgtccctcaaaacagCAAAGAAAATCTGAGATTATCTCAAGCCTGAttatgaaggagatgagaggattcATGGAATGAAAGTTCTGAATTTGATTAGAGATTTCaagttgcagaagatgaaggagtcggAGTCGGAGTCGGTGAAAGAGTACTCTAACAGACTTCTCAACATtgccaacaaggtgagattgctCGGTTCTGTGTTAAATGATTTCAGAATCGTTGAAAAGCTGCTAGTCACTGttccagagaagtttgaagccaccattactactctagagaacaccaaagacctgtaaaaaatttctcttacagagctcttgaatgctttacaagcacaagagcaAAGGAGGTCTATGAGGCAAGAAGGGGTGATTGAAGATGCCTTACCTGTTAAGCAATAGCaggtataaaaacaagaaaattttcaaaattcaatcgacgaatggagattcatctgccaattatcagaagataaaaggaggaggtttcaaaaaatcctatccaccttgccgccattgtgagaagaaaggtcatccaccatacaagtgttggagaagacctgacgccaaatgctccaaatgcaatcaacttggacatgaagctgTGATCCGCAAAGTCAAAGAAcaggtgaaagaagtagatgcataggtagttgatcaagaagaagaagatcaattggTTGTGGTCACTTGTTTCTCAGGCAAAGAATCAAGCGAAAGCTGGTTGATTGACAGTAGGTGTACAAACCATATGACATATGACAAGGAGTTTTTTGAGGAATTAAGAGACATTGAAGTcaagagagtgaggattggcaatggtgaacacttggaagtcaaaagaaaaggcaCAATAGCTATAACAAGTtatgaaggtacaaaatttatttcagatgttttatttgtacctaaaattgatcaaaatctctTAAGTGTTGGTCAGTTACTTGATAAAGGTtataaagtgttgtttgagaataagccGTGTTTGATCAAAGATGCTAGTGGCAAAGActtgttcaatgtcaaaatgaaaggaaaaagcttTGCTCAAAATCCGATGGAGAAAGAGCAGATGGCCTTTATATCTAGAGCTAGTGCCACTGagatttggcacaaaagacttggacactttcatcatcgaggttTGCTTCAGATGCAGTCAAAGAAGTTGGTAGAAGGACTCGCTGACATTGATGATGACATGTCTCCTTGTCGTGCTTGTAATTTTGGGAAACAACATAGGCAACTCTTTCCTAAACAGGCATGGAGAGCCTCGAAAAAACTGCAACTGGTTCATacttgataagataaggaaatcaactacaagaagagtaagattcggattaccttgttgatcgaatatctcaaggcaagaacacttgattgagattcgaatcactccacaagcaagatcgatcatgtctagcttgaatgactcttgttgatcaaatatctcaaacacttgtttgagattcgaatcactccacaagcaagattgatcatgtcgagcttgaatgattctacatgcaatctaaactacatagaattgcaaagaaacttagccattggctaaagaaaagcacaaatgcttcttttaatatattttccaagtctaccttacaaatacaacatacatggctttatatagcctcaaaatgaaactattaaaggcattccaaaagttgtaacattcatacttaatggccataattagccattatgtaaatgtaacctaaagtaaataaaatgtcttaaaatacaataactctaaattactctaaattgtaacccacccaaaatttataacaatcaaacttcattcttcttcaatgtagcatgagttgaaacatcttttgataattttgacaaccttctcttcacatcttcattgaagtatattgtatgattgatgtctcttggttcatatcaatacTGGTCTTTGTGGTCCTCAACAaacaccatcattaaatggtaatctttattacattatttttattgatgatctaacaagaatgtgttggatcttctttatgaagcaaaagtcagaagttgcaggtgtattttggaaattcaaagccagagttgagaatgaaagtACATGCTTGATTCAGACGGTAAGATCAGATAATGGCAAGGAGTACACTTCACAAACTTTTAACAGGTTTTGTGAAGAGGCTGAAATTGAATATCAGTTGACAGCACCATACACTCATCAACAGAATGGCGTCAGTGAATAGAGGAATAGATTTATAATAGAGATGACGAGATGCATACTTCTTGAGAAGGATCTTCCAAAACGTTCTTGGGGAAAAGCAGCAAACACTGTTGTGTGCttgcaaaatcgaatttcaatAAAAGCTGTAAGGGACCAGACaccatttgaagtttggtatGGTTACAAACGTTCTTTAAAGTTCCTTAAAGTATTTGGGTGTCTTTGCTTCACTTACATTCCACAGGTCAAGCGTGATAAGCTTGACAAAAAGGCAGAAGCCGGCATCTTTGTTGGATATAGCACTATACTTATAGAGTTTTTCAACCACACACTAGTCGTGTTATTGTGagccaaaattttctttttgctggaaatgagcaatggaattgggaagaaCTGACGAAGGTGAATAAGATTTCTAatgcaccaaacaatttaatctttggtagcatgttagaaaagtctgaagatgaacgacaagaagagtagatgctttggttgatgatgcacctgTCAAAGGAGAAGCTTTCGGTgatcaagaaaaacaaaacctgggagttggttgatcgacctttaaacagaaagataattggagTAAGATGGGTGTTCAGAAAAAAGCTTGGAGTTCACAGCATCTAAACAAGGAGAAGTGTTAAAGATTACGTATTTATTTAGATGGTTGTTAGTTAGTATCTGATTAAATATCTAGTTAGGagtttgatttagttttgatttgatttagtttttgatttatttactgatttgttaccagattttcggcagattttctaaatatcttctgtattatttatatatatatagcggttcataatataattttcttatcaaCCTTTCCATCACTCCCTCCTTCACTAACAAAAACCACTAACAATTCTCCTAAAACACTGACTATTTCTTAACCTTATTTAAGTTAATAGCTATTTTTACCGACTCAAGCTTAATGATTCACATTCTCCTCCCTATTTTGCTTGAGATTCTTGACTTCAAACAACTCCGACATATTTGCAAAGCTTAACCGGCAAGGTCCTTGGTGAAAATATTTGCATGTTGGTCTATAGTGTCAGTGTTGCTTGGTTCCTAACCAACTCCATATTTTtcataagaaattttaattccaCAACATGCATTTTAATTCCACTACATGCAATTTGTcccaattctctcttttgtgtATATACTTCTTCATCGTATTGCTTACTCTTTTGTCTTCCAACCTTCTAACCTTCTTTCTAGACATGCCTCTAGCCTTCTTTGATTGGGAGGACAAGTTTGATGTCCCATTTTTCTTACGTCCTCATGACCTTTCTTAATATGTCAACCAtagagcatactaagaatttcAAGAGATCAGACAATCTACACCAACGTCAATCTAATACCAGATTGTTGAAGACAACTCTTTGTAGAAAAAGCTCACACTATTTATTAACACAAATTaaagagattacaagacactATGTACCAATAGGGTGGAGGGTTATTTATATCAGGAGAATCTATTActagaatatttaaatttttttcataaaatatacggatatttttgttttaaaatacctaaattattttactaaaataaatatctcaTATAATTATTGGGCTCAACCCTCGGAGTGATGATATTTTGACAATTTTCACTCGGGTAAGTTTCGCCATACAAATTAACAAAGAAgcattttattgtttttaaataagttaatATTATTCCTAGgtaatattatgtttatatagttatattttgttgatattttttttttatacttattaaattgttttaagaaaatataaattcaaaattaatgacTGAAATTATACAATTTTACAATAGGCTCAACTTTAGTATAGCTAGGATTACCGGCGGGTCATTATCAGGCCATAACTCTTCAGATGATGatatggaagaaaagaaaaaaaaggagcaAAAAGCAGTTTTTAGATGAGGCAGTCACTGCCCACCATCCATCGAAGATAAAGCAATGTCATCGTCTTTTAATCTTTGCTGGTAGCAGAGGCAGAGCAAAACAGAGgagcaagaagaagaaaacagagcaaattaaacaaagaaaactaTGGCACTTAGAATGTGGGCTTCTTCTACTGCTAATGCACTCAGACTTTCATCTGCATCTAAAACCCATCTCTCTtctccattctctctctccagATGCTTTTCCACCGGTAATTTTtgctcttttcttctttgcctGCAAACTGTTTGTGGAAATGCCTGTATGAagttggattttgttttttttgctgTTGGATCTCGTTTCCGTTCTGTAGTGTTGTTTGGTTGTTGAGTATGTTTAATTTGTTATCTGGGTATGATAAAAGAGGGGATTTTTCTGTTCTTAGTTGAATTTAAAGTATGTTGGTTGGGTTTGCAGTTTTGGATGGACTGAAGTATGCTTCTTCTCATGAGTGGGTGAAGCATGAGGGTGAGGTTGCTACTGTTGGCATCACTGACCATGCTCAGgtgctttctcttttttccatCACTGAACGTCCATTAATGACGATCatcctttaaattttgtctaatagGTTTATGTTGTTAACTCCACTACTTTAATGCTGACATGATATGCTTTTACTATGAGGGTTGCATTGGTAATAGGTCAAATAATACACAATTTGTGTGAGATTTCACcacggttggggaggagaacgaagcattttttataaaggtgtggagacggtcacgaggcggtgtgctagtaaggacgctgggctccgaagggggtggattggagaagggaacgagtgtcagcgaggacgctagaccccgaaggggagtggattgtaagatcccacgtcggttggggaggagaacgaatcattgtttataagggtgtggaaacctcccctaacagacatgttttaaaaaccttaaagggaGACCTGagaggaaaagcccaaagagaacaatatctgctagcggtggactttggATCTTACTATTAGCGTGTCTTGTTATCGTTAGACGTGTTAGTTGTTGGACCTTATTAGAACAAGATTGAAAAATTTGAGACCTATTAGAAACTTTCTCAAGACTAAATAGATACAATCCTAAAAGATTATGCCAGAGGAACTAAGCTTCTAATTGtatgtaaattttatttgtgaggtcccaaatcggttggagaggagaacgaagcattctttataagggtgtagaaacttctcccgctgggctccgaaggggggtggattgcgagatcccacatcggttggggaggtgaacgaaacattctttataagggtgtggaaacctctccctagcaaatacgttttaaaaaccttgaaggcaaccccgaaaaggaaagccgaaaaaggacaatatctactgacaggggcttgagccgttacattATTACTTGGGATGATGTTTAGATAAGAAATCTTGATAGTTACCATTCCTTTTGCTGCTACACACCCATGGAAACTGATTCAATCTTCTATTTTAGTAACTTTTACATTAATCCATTCTAGAAATTATGCATTTATCTTGATATTCAAACATGGGTTGGAAGCGTTTTGTTTGATGCATTTTCACAGGACCATCTAGGAGAAGTGGTGTTTGTGGATCTGCCAGAATCAGGTGGTTCAGTTTCTCAAGGTAAGAGCTTTGGAGCAGTGGAAAGTGTCAAAGCAACAAGTGATATCAACTCCCCAATCTCTGGTGAAATTGTTGAAGTTAACCCACAGCTTAAGGATTCTCCTGGTTTGGTAATTCCGAATCCCAAACTCTTTTTGTCAATTCTTTGGACTTTGCATTTGATCGGTTCGATTCTTAGATACTCGTGTTTCATTTTGGTTCATGTGCTTCTTTCGACGGTACTTAATCTAGTCTTTGTACGTCTGTTATTGTACAACTGGATATTTAACATCGGGATTAGGTTATTACATTCATAAAATTAtaggttaggaatcacgaatctccacggtggtatgatattgtccactttgagcataagctctcatggttttcgggcttccccaaaaggcctcgtaccaatggagatgtattccttacttataaacccacaattattccctaaattagccaatgtgagactccctcccaacaattctcaacaatcctcccctcgaacaaagtacactataaagcctcccctgaggcctatggagccctcgaacaaacaGTCTCctcttaatcaaggctcgacttcttttttctggagtcctcgaacaaagcaccctttgttgtactttgtttgacacttgagtcacttttgactacaccccttcgaggctcacaacttctttgttcgatatttgaggattctattgacatggctaagtaaagggcatagctctgataccatgttaggaatcatgaacCTCCACAacagtatgatattgtccactttgagcataagctctcgtggttttgttttttggcttccccaaaaggtctcataccaatggagatgtattccttatttataaactcatgatcgctcccaacaatcctcaacattacAGAGACTAAAACGGACAGAAAAAATGTAGAAATGGTGATTTTAGCGTAAAGTTCGTATAgtattgatttgtttacttCCATGTTCATGAAATGAAGATCAATTCAAGTCCATATGAAGGGGGATGGATGATAAAAGTGAAGCCAAGCAATCCAGCTGAATTGGATTCGTTGTTTGGTCCAAAGGAATATACAAAGCATtgtgaggaagaagatgcagCCCACTAGAGCTGATGAGCAACAAGAGGTTAAGTTAATTCCTTTTCAAGCTGCTTGAATCATTGACATATCAGAAGCTATTTCTTGTGAGTTGAAATGTGTCCAAGCATCTGAACTACATTCATGTTCTTCAATGTTTATCCCACTTGCAATTACTTGCGTTTCTATTCcataaatttagttattagttcttgaatttgctgaattttattgaattaataaGCCTTCCATCTCTAAACCCTTTAACAAATCGACCCCTCGTTTGTTTCATCGAATTGGTCATTTTGAGCCTCGTTATTTATCTGGATAAAAGGTTGTAGATCATTATTGTGTTCTGTAACCgatcaagcccaccgctagcagatattgttcgctttagcTTGTTACTTATCACTATCAGTCttacgttttaaaacgcgtatggtagagagaggtttccacacccttgtaagaaatgttttgtttccctcttcaaccacggtgagatctcactgtggttggagagggaaacaaatcattcctcacaagggtgtggaaatctctccctagtagacacgttttaaaatcgtgaggctgatggtaatacgtaacggactaaaacaaaacaatatctattagtagtggacttgagcGGCTACATGTTCAAACTCTATTTGATCTATCATTTTAATGTCCGGTTGTGCATTGGATCATACAATATGTGACCAAACTCATTTTTACTTTAGCCAAGTAACATACATGGTCTCCCTCGTTGATCTCGCATCTTTATGAACATAAATGAAATCTATATAAACAAAGACAAGTAGGTGATTATGAGATATATCCTTAGTTGACCATAAATTATGTTATGAGATTTAAATCGGATTCAAACACGTACAATTGTACTTACGTTTAATTTTTGTCACGAATCCACCACCGTATCATAACGAAAAAGTGATCGAAAAGTGGTTAGAATAAGGAGGAAGGAGGAGAAATTGcaagaaaaattgaagaagtaGCTTCGGAATATTCCTCGAACCCGAGCCTCAAGTTTGAAACCGAACCTCAAGGTGAACCTCAGCTTCAAATCAATCTAGACCTCCCGAACCTAAGCAAATCCACACCTACCGAAGAACCCATCAACATACGACCCATCGTACGAAGCCTACGCAAAGCTCGTCCCATCTACGAACCTGCCCCAATGGCTCATTCTCAATCCCACGTGCATATAGCCAACTCAACTGATTTATCACACATAGTAATCACGACATTCAAATAGTAGTGGTCTtagtttaaaagaaaaggtagggtcgttacatcaaACATTGTTCACACATAAAATTCTAATAGTTCATTAGTTTAGCCTCTATGTCAAGTCTTCTACGGCCTTGTAGGTTCTTATTCAGCTTGATTTAGttcgaaaaataataataataatcaagcTATAGCTAAATATCTTATAGAGATTTCTTCACATAAaagatatttgtttttctttctctctcgacTTCAATTTTCAATCGCTAAATGAACTTAATCGGATTTCGAATGAATGTTAAACTAGCTAAAATATAGGTATACTAACATTAAATGCTTCTGAAGAGTTAAAACTAGTAGAAAATGATCTGAGCACATTAGATTCAAGTTGGATTAGTAAAAAATCCGACCAGGAGACGTTATTCTTCAACCAATTTCTAATCGCTCAAATGAGATAAAAGGAAACAATTGTTGTAACTTAGAAAACTAAAGACATCTCAACCCAACTCCGacaacttttgttttttttttctttttaattttgagttattacaaTCTTAAATACAAACCTAATTTTCATTTGTACCGTTTGACCATttattacatatatatttaaatttgttcagATCAcccaactttaaaatttattggtgACCGAAAAGTTTTCATTGTTCTTAAAAAAGTCGCACTCGACTCTGTTTAGCCCACACGTTAAAAAATC
Protein-coding sequences here:
- the LOC111811162 gene encoding glycine cleavage system H protein, mitochondrial-like, with product MALRMWASSTANALRLSSASKTHLSSPFSLSRCFSTVLDGLKYASSHEWVKHEGEVATVGITDHAQDHLGEVVFVDLPESGGSVSQGKSFGAVESVKATSDINSPISGEIVEVNPQLKDSPGLINSSPYEGGWMIKVKPSNPAELDSLFGPKEYTKHCEEEDAAH